Proteins found in one Pseudomonas mosselii genomic segment:
- a CDS encoding VOC family protein → MLRLLALHAAPLGDAAAQALDSLGSAAAAAGFSLQVSQNPAGQGPVDAVCLLLDSATPPVALNTLLNEASGLCRNTALVLVRVQGALAQLPPASGVIAQWQQASQGFLYPYSLDIGAGQAPELAIKDWLAGFAKFAAATKLWRSLDGLGLDEAARAAQRPELNHINILTRDLEASKAFYSDILGANYCYNLGPRKAVMELNGFDFFIEQSESFSYPTGYHIGVRALPGDVRRIAEQVTAAGTIKLVKGNGPAPGYHHGPDNVRSAVYFEDPDGLVIEVYSAEVEMIESNPRLLLDRL, encoded by the coding sequence ATGCTGCGCTTGTTGGCATTGCATGCCGCGCCGCTTGGCGACGCGGCGGCCCAGGCCCTGGACAGCTTGGGCAGCGCCGCGGCGGCGGCCGGTTTCAGCCTGCAGGTCAGCCAGAATCCGGCCGGCCAGGGACCGGTGGACGCAGTCTGCCTGCTGCTCGACAGCGCCACGCCACCGGTTGCGTTGAACACGTTGCTCAATGAGGCCAGCGGGCTGTGTCGCAACACCGCGCTGGTGCTGGTCCGCGTGCAGGGTGCACTGGCACAGTTGCCGCCCGCCAGCGGCGTGATCGCCCAGTGGCAGCAGGCGAGCCAGGGCTTTCTCTATCCGTACTCGCTGGATATCGGTGCCGGGCAGGCGCCGGAGCTGGCGATCAAGGACTGGCTGGCGGGCTTCGCCAAGTTCGCGGCCGCGACCAAGCTGTGGCGTTCGCTCGACGGCCTGGGCCTGGACGAAGCGGCGCGGGCCGCGCAGCGCCCCGAGCTGAACCACATCAATATCCTCACCCGCGACCTGGAAGCCTCCAAGGCGTTCTACAGCGACATCCTTGGCGCCAACTACTGCTACAACCTGGGGCCGCGCAAGGCCGTGATGGAGCTCAACGGCTTCGACTTCTTCATCGAGCAGAGCGAGTCGTTCAGTTACCCGACCGGCTACCACATCGGTGTGCGGGCACTGCCCGGGGATGTGCGGCGCATCGCCGAGCAGGTCACCGCTGCCGGCACCATCAAGCTGGTCAAGGGCAACGGCCCGGCGCCGGGCTACCACCATGGGCCGGACAACGTGCGCAGCGCCGTCTACTTCGAGGACCCGGATGGCCTGGTGATCGAGGTCTACAGCGCCGAAGTGGAGATGATCGAAAGCAACCCTCGGTTGCTCCTCGACCGCCTCTGA
- a CDS encoding formylglycine-generating enzyme family protein, with translation MNSYKQWHWPRLPSPLPKDVSDRALMGYPEHYQEHPLQAQVATALDDLLQAPLDVLLTLLEQPRQPLARRIAAGEVLALRGDPRIDTFAPQMIDIPAARVHIGLDPRAVEQVMDQFDGLGLDRSWIDKETPRHAVELAAFRIARFPVTHQEYRQFLLDSGHAGIPDGWAFGRYPRHHANHPVYSVSASDADAYAQWLSERTGRRFALPSEAQWEYAAAGPEGRQFPWGDAYQVEHANTAELGYLDSTPVGVFSDAASPFGVLDMAGNVEEYVAEDYRPYPGGPQIEDDLVLDVGTHRVARGGSFTRFRDLARTARRHGRYPRPIYVMGFRLVENHN, from the coding sequence ATGAACAGCTACAAACAGTGGCATTGGCCACGGCTGCCCAGCCCATTGCCCAAGGATGTCAGCGACCGGGCGTTGATGGGCTACCCAGAGCACTACCAGGAGCATCCGTTGCAGGCGCAGGTCGCCACGGCGCTCGACGATCTGCTCCAGGCGCCGCTGGACGTCTTGCTGACGTTGCTTGAGCAGCCACGCCAACCCCTGGCCCGGCGCATCGCCGCCGGCGAGGTGCTGGCATTGCGCGGCGACCCGCGCATCGACACCTTCGCCCCGCAGATGATCGATATCCCGGCGGCGCGGGTGCACATCGGCCTCGACCCGCGCGCGGTCGAGCAGGTGATGGACCAGTTCGACGGGCTTGGCCTGGACCGCAGCTGGATCGACAAGGAAACGCCGCGCCACGCCGTGGAACTGGCGGCGTTCCGTATCGCCCGCTTCCCGGTGACGCACCAGGAGTACCGCCAGTTCCTGCTCGACAGCGGGCATGCCGGCATCCCCGACGGCTGGGCGTTCGGCCGGTATCCGCGGCACCACGCCAACCACCCGGTTTACAGCGTCTCGGCCAGTGACGCCGATGCCTACGCCCAGTGGCTCAGCGAGCGCACCGGCCGACGCTTTGCCCTGCCCAGCGAGGCGCAGTGGGAGTATGCCGCCGCCGGACCTGAAGGGCGTCAGTTCCCCTGGGGCGACGCCTACCAGGTCGAGCACGCCAACACCGCCGAGCTGGGCTATCTGGACAGCACGCCGGTCGGCGTGTTCAGCGACGCCGCATCGCCCTTCGGGGTGCTGGACATGGCCGGCAACGTCGAAGAGTACGTGGCCGAGGACTACCGGCCATACCCCGGCGGCCCGCAGATCGAGGACGACCTGGTGCTCGATGTCGGCACCCACCGCGTGGCCCGCGGTGGCAGCTTTACCCGTTTCCGCGACCTGGCGCGCACCGCGCGCCGCCACGGGCGTTACCCGCGACCGATCTACGTCATGGGTTTTCGCCTGGTTGAAAACCACAACTGA
- the ribA gene encoding GTP cyclohydrolase II RibA: MNKDVSLHTIVPISILGGDVDAHFFGFHGFERDQEHFAVGIGREQCDVPLVRVHSECITGDVFGSQRCDCGPQLQEALRTLKEVGGYLIYLRQEGRGIGLYSKFEAYLLQDKGLDTYEANLRLNHLADSRSFDPAVQILRALGVDQCRLLTNNPEKVAQLRAGGIDVIEQVPTGVFLTNHNRNYLQAKAVKSSHSIKL; encoded by the coding sequence ATGAACAAGGATGTTTCGCTTCACACCATCGTGCCGATTTCCATCCTCGGCGGCGATGTCGATGCCCATTTCTTCGGCTTCCACGGCTTCGAGCGTGACCAGGAGCATTTCGCCGTCGGCATCGGCCGCGAGCAGTGCGACGTGCCGTTGGTGCGGGTGCACTCCGAGTGCATCACCGGCGATGTGTTCGGCTCGCAGCGCTGCGATTGCGGCCCGCAATTGCAAGAGGCGTTGCGCACCCTCAAGGAGGTGGGCGGCTACCTGATCTACCTGCGCCAGGAAGGGCGTGGCATCGGCCTGTACTCCAAGTTCGAGGCCTACCTGCTGCAGGACAAGGGCCTGGACACCTATGAAGCCAACCTGCGCCTGAACCACTTGGCCGACTCGCGCTCGTTCGACCCGGCCGTGCAGATCCTGCGGGCCCTGGGCGTGGACCAGTGCCGGTTGCTGACCAACAACCCGGAGAAGGTCGCCCAGCTGCGCGCCGGTGGCATCGATGTGATCGAACAGGTGCCCACCGGGGTGTTCCTGACCAATCACAACCGCAACTACCTGCAGGCGAAGGCCGTCAAGTCCAGCCATTCGATCAAGCTCTGA
- a CDS encoding WD40 repeat domain-containing protein: MKHIGPISGIAAHAARFVATAGYDNQVILWNAATGEPIHRVHHDHLANQCAFSSDGKHLVSASSDYTARIWEVPSMRLKAVLQGHNDDVEMAVFSPDSQRVATCSRDHVLRIFDLDGVQLQAFHGHQADVISVVWSPDGQRLISSSDDGTVRQWDTRSGQQCDEVDIGGVETDTIAITREGVVFAGDDEGRISIIAQGQVQTVPAHAAGIKRIVWNDDKRLLVSLSYDRSAILWTFDAARNLVKRRSTALPSIVWPRSCAFVGDEQLVFATFGSRYATWNYEQDQWQVSGIEPAVSINAVVRSEERQYSIGDAGILHRDDQPVTSVGSLCNFLLPFGPLLLTGGQMGQVFDGLSGRMLYQHRSPLNCGATFVRNGEDLALIGTYTGEGLVFGHDGQGGLRLVASIPMHDNAIKGVAADQRHLFSVCASADAALHSIEDFSSVRHIEGAHTRISNGCCPITGGFASIGRDLKLRLWLETGDEVFDSPHQHSIKCIAASADGRVIATAAYNGTVALFDLVSRRWLPMQRPTASGISCLTHDAVSGAFLASSYDGRIYGIDARLAS; encoded by the coding sequence ATGAAACACATTGGCCCTATCAGCGGTATCGCCGCCCATGCCGCGCGCTTCGTCGCCACCGCCGGCTACGACAACCAGGTGATCTTGTGGAACGCCGCCACCGGCGAGCCGATCCACCGTGTGCACCACGACCACCTGGCCAACCAGTGCGCCTTCAGCAGTGACGGCAAGCACCTGGTCAGCGCCAGCAGCGACTACACCGCGCGCATCTGGGAAGTGCCGAGCATGCGCCTGAAAGCCGTACTGCAGGGGCACAACGACGATGTCGAGATGGCGGTGTTCTCGCCAGACAGCCAGCGCGTGGCGACCTGTTCGCGTGACCATGTGCTGCGCATCTTCGACCTCGACGGCGTGCAGTTGCAGGCGTTCCATGGCCACCAGGCCGACGTTATCTCGGTGGTCTGGTCGCCGGACGGCCAGCGCCTGATCTCCAGCAGTGACGACGGTACCGTGCGCCAGTGGGATACCCGCAGCGGCCAGCAATGCGACGAGGTGGACATCGGCGGCGTGGAGACCGACACCATCGCCATCACCCGCGAAGGCGTGGTGTTCGCCGGGGACGACGAGGGGCGCATCTCGATCATCGCCCAGGGCCAGGTGCAGACCGTGCCGGCCCACGCCGCCGGGATCAAGCGCATCGTCTGGAACGACGACAAGCGCCTGCTGGTGAGCCTGAGCTATGACCGTTCGGCGATCCTCTGGACCTTCGACGCCGCGCGCAACCTGGTCAAGCGCCGCAGTACCGCGCTGCCGAGCATCGTCTGGCCGCGCAGCTGCGCTTTTGTCGGCGACGAACAACTGGTGTTCGCCACCTTCGGCTCGCGCTACGCCACCTGGAACTACGAGCAGGACCAGTGGCAGGTGTCGGGCATCGAGCCGGCGGTAAGCATTAACGCCGTGGTGCGCAGCGAAGAGCGCCAGTACAGCATTGGCGATGCTGGCATTCTGCACCGTGACGACCAGCCGGTGACCAGTGTCGGCAGCCTGTGCAACTTCCTCCTGCCGTTCGGCCCGCTGCTGTTGACCGGCGGCCAGATGGGCCAGGTGTTCGATGGCCTGTCCGGGCGCATGCTGTACCAGCACCGTTCGCCACTCAACTGCGGCGCCACCTTCGTCAGGAATGGCGAAGACCTGGCGTTGATCGGCACCTATACCGGCGAAGGCCTGGTGTTCGGCCATGATGGCCAGGGCGGGCTGCGCCTGGTGGCGTCGATCCCCATGCATGACAACGCGATCAAGGGCGTGGCCGCCGACCAGCGCCACCTGTTCAGCGTCTGCGCCTCGGCCGATGCCGCGCTGCACAGCATCGAGGATTTCAGCAGCGTGCGGCATATCGAGGGGGCGCATACGCGTATTTCCAATGGTTGCTGCCCGATCACCGGCGGTTTCGCCAGCATCGGTCGCGACCTCAAGCTGCGCCTGTGGCTGGAGACCGGCGACGAGGTGTTCGACTCGCCGCACCAGCACTCGATCAAGTGCATCGCCGCCTCCGCTGATGGCCGGGTGATCGCCACCGCGGCCTACAACGGTACCGTGGCACTGTTCGACCTGGTCTCGCGGCGCTGGCTGCCCATGCAGCGGCCGACCGCCAGCGGCATTTCCTGCCTGACCCACGACGCCGTCAGCGGCGCCTTCCTGGCCAGTTCCTATGACGGGCGCATCTACGGCATCGACGCCCGCCTGGCGTCCTGA
- a CDS encoding SAM-dependent methyltransferase yields MSKQASDFMAQGDYRKALDTSFVHRYSHGEDEWSWDIGMIQAAQAFLERLDPRADQHVLDIGVGRGRDASTFILAGHRVTGLDIVENSSWPLLRKRWGDRLDLVNKAMQDWQPAPGTVFDAALDNGCFHHQHPDEWGAYLAHVRRLLRPGALVGLNVFGVDAAHPQPGWREMDNQRQGYFFTDDGIRQTLEAHGFTWEGLEVIERQHGEARYLLALVRT; encoded by the coding sequence ATGAGCAAGCAAGCAAGTGACTTCATGGCCCAGGGCGACTACCGCAAGGCCCTCGATACTTCGTTCGTGCACCGCTACAGCCATGGCGAGGACGAGTGGTCGTGGGACATCGGCATGATCCAGGCGGCCCAGGCTTTCCTCGAGCGTCTCGACCCCCGTGCTGATCAGCATGTACTGGACATCGGCGTGGGCCGTGGCCGTGACGCCTCCACCTTCATCCTCGCCGGGCATCGGGTCACCGGCCTGGATATCGTCGAGAACTCCAGCTGGCCGTTGCTGCGCAAACGCTGGGGCGATCGCCTGGACCTGGTGAACAAGGCCATGCAGGACTGGCAGCCGGCGCCGGGCACGGTGTTCGATGCGGCCCTGGACAATGGCTGCTTCCACCACCAGCATCCGGACGAGTGGGGCGCGTACCTGGCCCATGTGCGCCGCCTGCTGCGCCCCGGCGCGCTGGTGGGGCTGAACGTGTTCGGGGTCGACGCGGCCCATCCGCAGCCGGGCTGGCGCGAGATGGACAACCAGCGCCAAGGCTACTTCTTCACCGACGATGGTATCCGTCAGACCCTTGAGGCCCATGGCTTCACCTGGGAGGGGCTGGAGGTGATCGAGCGCCAGCACGGCGAAGCCCGCTACCTGTTGGCGCTGGTGCGCACGTGA
- the ribD gene encoding bifunctional diaminohydroxyphosphoribosylaminopyrimidine deaminase/5-amino-6-(5-phosphoribosylamino)uracil reductase RibD, with the protein MSAIDRHYLDMALALASQGLYSTMPNPRVGCVIVNAGQVVGRGWHQRAGQPHAEVHALREAGPAARGATAYVTLEPCGHQGRTPPCADALVAAGVSRVVTASGDVSQSIGADRLREAGIVVEALPCPRARALNRGFFSRIERQRPWVRVLRPAALEIGAIGEGAMLSHCDEQAPLAHWRGRASALLSTCDWVKACDTSLVAQVAGQRAEPVVPLRVLVDQGLDCPASAKMLDGRAPTLVLHGAQARRDGRYARARCQVLEDLGALRILQTLHELDCNEVQVEAEPAWCEALARQGLVDEWLVQV; encoded by the coding sequence GTGAGTGCGATCGACCGCCATTACCTGGACATGGCCCTGGCGCTCGCCAGCCAGGGCCTGTACAGCACCATGCCCAACCCGCGGGTCGGTTGCGTGATCGTCAACGCCGGGCAGGTGGTAGGGCGCGGCTGGCATCAGCGCGCCGGCCAGCCCCACGCCGAAGTGCACGCCCTGCGCGAGGCAGGCCCGGCGGCGCGCGGGGCGACCGCCTATGTGACCCTGGAACCTTGCGGCCACCAGGGTCGCACGCCGCCGTGCGCCGATGCCCTGGTGGCGGCGGGGGTAAGCCGGGTGGTCACGGCCAGCGGCGACGTCTCGCAGAGCATCGGCGCGGATCGCCTGCGCGAGGCGGGCATCGTGGTCGAGGCATTGCCCTGCCCACGTGCGCGGGCGCTCAATCGCGGGTTCTTCTCGCGCATCGAACGCCAGCGCCCGTGGGTGCGGGTATTGCGTCCGGCGGCGCTGGAGATCGGCGCGATTGGCGAGGGCGCGATGCTCAGCCATTGCGACGAGCAGGCGCCCCTGGCGCACTGGCGGGGCAGGGCCTCGGCGCTGCTGAGCACTTGTGACTGGGTGAAGGCCTGCGACACCTCGCTGGTGGCGCAGGTTGCCGGGCAACGCGCCGAACCGGTGGTGCCCTTGCGGGTATTGGTCGACCAGGGGCTGGACTGCCCGGCTTCGGCCAAGATGCTCGACGGGCGTGCGCCGACGCTGGTTTTGCATGGGGCGCAGGCGAGGCGGGACGGTCGGTATGCACGGGCCCGTTGCCAGGTGCTGGAGGATCTGGGGGCCTTGCGGATACTACAGACGTTGCATGAGCTCGACTGCAACGAAGTCCAGGTCGAGGCCGAGCCGGCCTGGTGCGAGGCCTTGGCGCGCCAGGGGTTGGTGGATGAGTGGTTGGTGCAGGTTTGA
- a CDS encoding class I SAM-dependent methyltransferase yields the protein MKESKEVYERISEQFEDFTSHASQRGVEVDTFRYMAGDVTGDEILDLACGHGFFSRRLKDWGAARVHGVDISPSMIYQARQANDGIAYEVRDVAQMGRIGQFDKVTAAWLFNYAGSVEELRRMFESVALNLKPNGQLIAYTANPAFDLALGNFTEYGIRVLDEQPVEGGLRCQGQFMSSPPADFTYYRWDKAVYEQAAHDVGLRNVRWIAPLISGIRKKAHPPGYWDLFEQNSLQVGLICSR from the coding sequence ATGAAGGAATCCAAGGAAGTCTACGAGCGGATCAGCGAGCAGTTCGAAGACTTCACCAGCCACGCCAGCCAGCGCGGGGTCGAGGTCGACACGTTTCGCTACATGGCCGGCGACGTAACCGGCGATGAGATTCTCGACCTGGCCTGCGGGCATGGCTTCTTCAGCCGCCGCCTGAAGGACTGGGGCGCGGCTCGGGTGCACGGCGTGGACATCTCGCCGAGCATGATCTACCAGGCGCGCCAGGCCAACGACGGCATCGCCTACGAAGTGCGCGACGTGGCGCAGATGGGCCGCATCGGCCAGTTCGACAAGGTTACCGCCGCCTGGCTGTTCAACTACGCCGGCAGCGTCGAGGAGCTGCGGCGCATGTTCGAGAGCGTCGCGCTGAACCTCAAACCGAACGGACAGCTGATCGCCTACACGGCGAATCCCGCCTTTGACCTGGCCTTGGGCAATTTCACCGAATACGGCATCCGTGTGCTGGACGAGCAGCCGGTGGAAGGCGGCCTGCGCTGCCAGGGGCAATTCATGAGCTCACCGCCTGCGGACTTCACCTATTACCGCTGGGACAAGGCAGTCTACGAGCAGGCCGCCCACGATGTCGGCCTGCGCAATGTGCGCTGGATTGCCCCGCTGATCAGCGGGATCCGCAAGAAGGCGCATCCGCCGGGATATTGGGACCTGTTCGAACAGAACAGCCTGCAGGTCGGGTTGATCTGCAGTCGCTGA
- a CDS encoding MFS transporter: MTAIPEQPPARWSELLSGGNALRSIALAGGVALHAINVYIVTTLLPTVIEEIGGLAFYAWNTTLFVVASIIGSTLSTRLLARGGPRVAYLLALLVFTLGAMLCAQAGSMPVLLLGRSVQGLGGGILFALSYALIHLVFDSRLWPRAMALVSAMWGVATLCGPAVGGVFAEGGHWRWAFWSLLPVAGALALIVCLRLPARQALDDNGARPAYGLIACLVASVLAICAASLADSLWINLAGIVAGLAIAALIARLDPRARHHLLPTGAYSLRQPMGALFAMMCLLVAAITTEIYVPYFLQRIHGFGPLAAGYLTAVMAAGWTVGALASAGRDREGGAWQIRSGPLVVAVALLALALLTPAPAWIASAPGLALFALALAGVGLGIGLGWPHLLTRVLQAARPGEENLASASITTVQLYATALAAALAGLVANGAGLVEPGGEQGARQAALWLFAVFACAPLLALPLALRLTSVRKECP; the protein is encoded by the coding sequence ATGACCGCCATCCCCGAACAGCCGCCGGCCCGTTGGAGCGAACTGCTCAGCGGCGGCAACGCGCTGCGCTCGATCGCCCTGGCTGGCGGTGTCGCCCTGCACGCCATCAATGTCTACATCGTCACTACCCTGCTACCGACGGTGATCGAAGAGATCGGCGGGCTGGCCTTCTATGCCTGGAACACCACCCTGTTCGTGGTCGCCTCGATCATCGGCTCCACCCTCTCCACCCGCCTGCTGGCCCGTGGCGGACCGCGGGTCGCCTACCTGCTGGCACTGCTGGTGTTCACCCTTGGCGCAATGCTCTGCGCCCAGGCCGGGAGCATGCCGGTGCTGCTGCTCGGGCGTAGCGTGCAGGGCCTGGGAGGCGGCATCCTGTTCGCCTTGAGCTATGCGCTGATCCACCTGGTGTTCGACAGCCGCCTGTGGCCTCGCGCCATGGCCCTGGTCTCGGCGATGTGGGGCGTGGCCACGCTGTGCGGCCCGGCCGTGGGCGGAGTGTTCGCCGAGGGCGGGCACTGGCGCTGGGCATTCTGGTCGCTGTTGCCGGTGGCTGGCGCCCTGGCGCTGATCGTCTGCCTGCGCCTGCCGGCGCGCCAGGCGCTGGACGACAATGGCGCGCGCCCGGCCTACGGGCTGATCGCCTGCCTGGTGGCCTCGGTGCTGGCGATCTGTGCGGCCAGCCTGGCCGACAGCCTGTGGATCAACCTGGCCGGCATCGTCGCCGGCCTGGCCATCGCCGCGCTGATCGCCCGCCTCGATCCCAGGGCGCGCCACCACCTGCTGCCCACGGGCGCCTACAGCCTCAGGCAACCGATGGGCGCACTGTTCGCCATGATGTGCCTGCTGGTAGCAGCCATCACCACTGAAATCTATGTGCCCTACTTCCTCCAGCGCATCCATGGTTTCGGCCCACTCGCCGCCGGCTACCTGACCGCCGTGATGGCCGCAGGCTGGACGGTCGGCGCCCTGGCCAGCGCCGGCCGTGACCGTGAAGGCGGCGCCTGGCAGATCCGCAGTGGGCCGCTGGTGGTCGCGGTGGCGCTGCTGGCCCTGGCCCTGCTGACCCCCGCCCCGGCCTGGATCGCCAGCGCGCCGGGCCTGGCCTTGTTCGCCCTGGCCCTGGCCGGCGTGGGCCTGGGGATCGGCCTGGGCTGGCCGCACCTGCTCACCCGGGTGCTGCAGGCAGCGCGCCCCGGCGAGGAAAACCTCGCCTCGGCCTCGATCACCACCGTGCAACTTTACGCCACCGCCCTGGCTGCGGCCCTGGCCGGGCTGGTCGCCAATGGTGCCGGGCTGGTCGAGCCCGGCGGCGAGCAAGGCGCGCGCCAGGCGGCGCTGTGGCTGTTCGCCGTGTTCGCCTGCGCACCGCTGCTGGCCCTGCCGTTGGCGCTGCGCCTCACCTCTGTAAGGAAGGAGTGCCCATGA
- a CDS encoding YbjQ family protein — protein sequence MIISTTSQLDGRPIAEYLGVVSAESVQGINFVRDFFARFRDVFGGRSQTLEGALKLAREQATEELMARARQLQADALVGVDFEISMPSVQGGMVVVFATGTAVRLK from the coding sequence ATGATCATCAGCACCACCAGCCAGCTCGACGGTCGCCCGATTGCCGAGTACCTCGGCGTGGTCAGCGCCGAATCGGTGCAGGGGATCAACTTCGTGCGCGATTTCTTCGCGCGCTTTCGCGACGTCTTCGGCGGCCGCTCGCAGACCCTGGAGGGCGCGCTGAAGCTGGCCCGTGAGCAGGCCACCGAGGAACTCATGGCGCGGGCACGGCAGTTGCAAGCCGATGCGTTGGTGGGCGTGGACTTCGAGATCAGCATGCCGTCGGTACAGGGTGGCATGGTCGTGGTGTTCGCCACCGGCACGGCGGTACGTCTGAAGTAA
- a CDS encoding glutathione S-transferase family protein, translating to MLKILGKASSINVRKVLWTCAELNLPFQREDWGSGFRATDTPEFLALNPNATVPVIVDGDFVLWESNTILRYLVNQYGGEALYPGAPRARAAVDQWLDWQATDLNDAWRYPFMSLVRQSPAHQDPALLAASSAQWTARMRLLEARLQATDAYVAGDAFSLADVAIGLSLNRWRRTPLEHPQLPALEAYHERLRQRPGYLEHGDNGLA from the coding sequence ATGCTGAAGATCCTGGGCAAGGCCTCGTCGATCAACGTGCGCAAGGTACTGTGGACCTGCGCCGAACTGAACCTGCCGTTCCAGCGCGAAGACTGGGGCAGTGGCTTTCGTGCCACCGACACGCCCGAGTTCCTGGCGCTGAACCCCAACGCCACGGTGCCGGTGATCGTCGATGGCGACTTCGTGCTGTGGGAGTCCAATACCATCCTGCGTTACCTGGTCAACCAGTACGGCGGCGAGGCGCTCTACCCCGGCGCCCCGCGCGCCCGCGCCGCGGTCGACCAGTGGCTCGACTGGCAGGCCACCGACCTCAACGACGCCTGGCGCTACCCGTTCATGTCGCTGGTGCGTCAATCGCCGGCGCATCAGGACCCTGCACTGCTGGCCGCCAGCAGCGCCCAGTGGACGGCCAGGATGCGCCTGCTCGAAGCGCGCCTGCAGGCCACCGACGCCTATGTCGCTGGCGACGCCTTCAGCCTCGCCGACGTGGCCATCGGCCTGTCCCTCAACCGCTGGCGGCGCACGCCGCTGGAGCACCCGCAACTGCCGGCGCTGGAGGCCTATCATGAGCGCCTGCGGCAACGCCCCGGCTACCTCGAGCACGGCGACAACGGACTGGCGTGA